One Opitutaceae bacterium DNA segment encodes these proteins:
- the cecR gene encoding transcriptional regulator CecR translates to MEDHRNEDRPDVEAGRGDQARTALLQAAIDVFGESSLEDATTREISRRSGQNIASIAYYFGNKEGLYHACVGHVVEMMRGLMGPMVAEIEEELAVGAISRARCLSRLQDMYELLAVNGFLRSETVSVSRIIMREMVRPTEAFEIFFNGPVTRFHELATELIRRYLGRETVDQDLVIFSHTLFGQVLGFRAAREFFLRRVEWMDFGPEESSAVISVLRQNIEILLAGWRGRERRASRSST, encoded by the coding sequence ATGGAAGATCATCGAAATGAGGACCGACCGGACGTTGAGGCTGGCCGGGGCGATCAGGCCCGCACCGCGCTGCTTCAGGCGGCCATCGACGTTTTCGGGGAATCGAGCCTGGAGGACGCCACCACCCGCGAGATCTCGCGGCGGTCGGGCCAGAACATCGCCTCGATCGCCTATTATTTCGGCAACAAGGAGGGGCTCTACCATGCCTGTGTCGGCCATGTCGTCGAGATGATGCGAGGGTTGATGGGGCCAATGGTGGCGGAGATTGAAGAGGAACTGGCAGTCGGCGCGATTTCCCGGGCCCGCTGCCTGAGCCGATTGCAGGACATGTACGAGCTGCTGGCAGTGAATGGCTTTCTGCGATCCGAGACCGTCAGCGTGAGCCGGATCATCATGCGGGAGATGGTTCGCCCGACCGAGGCTTTCGAGATCTTCTTCAACGGTCCGGTCACCCGCTTCCACGAACTGGCGACGGAACTGATCCGCAGGTATCTTGGTCGCGAGACGGTGGATCAGGATCTGGTCATTTTCTCTCACACCCTGTTTGGACAGGTGCTGGGTTTCCGGGCGGCCCGCGAGTTTTTTCTGCGTCGGGTGGAGTGGATGGACTTCGGACCGGAAGAGAGCTCTGCGGTGATCTCGGTCCTTCGGCAGAATATCGAGATCCTTCTCGCCGGTTGGCGCGGCCGGGAGCGCCGTGCGTCCCGCTCCTCAACCTGA
- the hlyD gene encoding secretion protein HlyD has product MNKKILLPIGLAVLAAGAWYFLKEREGADGSTLTLQGNVDIREVNLGFRVGGRLASLEFDEGDAVQSGEVMARLDAAPYERAVEDAVARVASLRSRVKLVESGYRPEEVDQARASVEARRVGLANAERRLVRETELRGTGASAAKAYDDALAARDEAVAQVKLAEASLALLVAGFRSEDIEQARANLAAGEAALASARIQVDDAVLRAPSDGVVLTRVVEPGTILGPGATVYSLSLTRPVWVRAYVSEPDLGRIRPGQKVEVATDTDPGKPCIGQIGFISPTAEFTPKTVETKELRTGLVYRLRIVVEDSDDRFRQGMPVTVRITGSDAGQRD; this is encoded by the coding sequence ATGAACAAGAAGATACTCTTACCGATCGGGCTCGCCGTTCTCGCGGCCGGGGCCTGGTATTTCCTGAAAGAAAGGGAAGGGGCCGACGGTTCCACGCTCACGTTGCAGGGCAACGTGGACATCCGTGAGGTCAACCTGGGTTTCCGGGTGGGTGGCCGCCTGGCCAGTCTGGAGTTCGACGAGGGGGACGCGGTCCAGTCCGGCGAGGTCATGGCCCGGCTCGACGCTGCGCCCTACGAACGTGCCGTCGAGGACGCCGTTGCCCGGGTCGCGTCGCTCCGCTCACGGGTCAAGCTGGTCGAATCGGGCTACCGCCCGGAGGAGGTCGATCAGGCACGGGCGTCGGTCGAAGCGAGGCGGGTGGGCCTGGCCAATGCCGAGCGGCGGTTGGTGCGTGAGACCGAGCTTCGTGGCACCGGTGCGTCGGCGGCGAAGGCCTACGACGATGCCCTGGCGGCCCGCGACGAGGCCGTTGCCCAAGTCAAGCTGGCCGAGGCATCGCTGGCTCTGCTGGTGGCCGGTTTCCGATCCGAAGATATCGAGCAGGCCCGGGCGAATCTTGCGGCGGGCGAGGCGGCCCTGGCTTCGGCCCGGATTCAGGTCGACGATGCGGTATTGAGGGCGCCGTCCGACGGGGTGGTGCTGACCCGGGTGGTCGAACCCGGAACCATACTCGGTCCCGGCGCGACGGTGTATTCACTTTCCCTGACCCGGCCGGTCTGGGTGCGCGCCTATGTGAGTGAACCCGATCTCGGCCGGATCCGGCCCGGACAGAAGGTTGAGGTGGCAACGGACACGGATCCCGGAAAACCCTGCATCGGCCAGATCGGATTCATTTCGCCGACGGCGGAGTTCACTCCGAAGACGGTGGAAACGAAGGAGCTCCGGACGGGGCTGGTTTACCGTTTGAGGATCGTCGTCGAGGATTCCGATGACCGGTTTCGTCAGGGCATGCCGGTAACGGTGCGGATCACCGGATCCGATGCCGGGCAGCGGGACTGA